In one Ornithinimicrobium pratense genomic region, the following are encoded:
- a CDS encoding ABC transporter ATP-binding protein, translating into MSDVLEFAGVGVRRGTTDLLKDVDWSVEEGERWVVLGPNGAGKTTLLQLAAARMHPTTGVAGVLGEVLGTVDVFELRPRIGVSSAAVADRIPEEERVSDVVVTAAYGVLGRWREEYDESDEQRAAELLEALGVAHLAQRRFGTLSEGERKRVQIARALMTDPELMLLDEPAAGLDLRGREDLVGRLSALAQDIEAPALVLVTHHVEEIPPGFTDILLLRDGEVVAAGPLEVTLTAENLSQAFGIPLVVDQHGDRWSARAAEPTGEPARTAADPAR; encoded by the coding sequence ATGAGCGATGTCCTGGAATTCGCCGGCGTCGGTGTCCGCCGTGGCACCACGGACCTGCTGAAGGATGTCGACTGGTCGGTGGAGGAGGGGGAACGCTGGGTCGTGCTGGGGCCCAACGGCGCCGGCAAGACGACGCTGCTACAGCTCGCGGCGGCCCGTATGCACCCGACGACCGGGGTGGCCGGTGTGCTGGGCGAGGTCCTGGGCACCGTGGACGTCTTCGAGCTGCGCCCCCGGATCGGGGTCTCTAGCGCGGCTGTCGCCGACCGGATCCCCGAGGAGGAGCGGGTCAGCGACGTCGTCGTCACCGCCGCCTACGGCGTGCTCGGCCGCTGGCGGGAGGAGTATGACGAGTCCGACGAGCAGCGGGCCGCTGAGCTGCTCGAGGCGCTCGGGGTGGCGCACCTCGCCCAACGACGCTTCGGGACCCTCTCCGAGGGGGAGCGCAAGCGGGTGCAGATCGCCCGGGCGCTGATGACGGACCCGGAGCTGATGCTCCTCGACGAGCCCGCGGCCGGGCTCGACCTGCGGGGGCGGGAGGACCTCGTCGGCCGGCTCAGCGCCCTGGCCCAGGACATCGAGGCGCCCGCCCTGGTGCTGGTGACGCACCACGTCGAGGAGATCCCGCCCGGGTTCACCGACATCTTGCTGCTGCGCGACGGCGAGGTGGTGGCCGCCGGACCGTTGGAGGTCACGCTGACGGCCGAGAACCTCAGCCAGGCGTTCGGCATACCCCTGGTCGTGGACCAGCACGGAGACCGGTGGTCGGCCCGCGCCGCCGAGCCCACCGGCGAGCCCGCCCGCACCGCCGCCGACCCGGCCCGGTGA